The segment GGTCAAAGCATGGTTTAGAGGTGAACATAAAGTTGCATGGTAACCTGATTCAGGATGACATAAGGTAAAAACTCTTTTCACTTCCCAACAAACAATCCCTTCCCACCCCAAATCTTTAGAAAGTAAATTTTGTGAAAAAAGTTCATCTGCCAATGAATGAAAAGGAGGGATTTAGTCTTTGTACCTCCAACTTATagaaagtgcttgataaatgcttgtggtGTACTAAAATACATTCAAAGTAGATACTTTGGTAGATGCCagctcagagggaaggcaccagtaACTGGAAAAGGTCTTTtgtagaaggtgatgcttgagTTGAAGGAAACTCAAGGAAACCAAGGCTTCTAAGAGGAGGCAGCACCTTGTAGGCATGAAAAATGGCCAATGTGAAGGAACCAAGAAGAGAGCTGCAGTATCCTGCTCAAGGAATAGCCAGTGTGCCATGATCATAAAGCGGAAGAATGCAATAGAAAAGTATGAAGGGGCCTTGTTGTGATGAGCTTTAAAGGCAAAACAGTTTGTTTGATCCTAGGAGTCACTGGACTTcagagggtcatagatttagagctggaaggaacctgatTCAACTTTTGCATTTTACATGTGGGTAAATTGAGGTACAGAGGGGTTTGGTGACTGGGAACATTGTTAGAtgtacactttaggaaaattgatTTGATACTTGTGGGAAGGTTaaagtagggagagatttgagtcagggagatcACTTATTAGAAGGCTTTTACATTAGTccatgctggagaaggaaatggcagacctctCCAGTagcttggccaagaaaatccccaatgtgGTTATGAagtagacatgactgaaaacaactcagcaacaaatAGTAGTCCAGGTAACAGATGATGAGGACTTAAACTGGGGTAGTAGCTGTGTAAGTGAAGAGGTGACAGATGGGAGACATGTCATGGTGATAGAAATGACAAGTATTGACCTTTGATTAGATCTGTGGGGTGAAAgggaggaattgaggatgacggGTTGTAAACCAAGGTGATTATAAGAATACTGGAGCCTTGAACAGTAATACATAGTTTAGAAGAGGAGTGTGTTTGGGGTTTAAGATGCCTATGGCATGTTCAATTCAAACTGTTAAGAGACATTAGATTTCAGAGAGAGATCACTAAAAATGGGAGAATCGGGAAGTTTTCTGGgagtggtatttgagctgagctttagcAGTATATTGAGATAGGAGAGGGCATTGTAAGCGGGGGGAACAGCATGAAGAAAGGTGTAGAAATCTGAAAACTCAAAATATATTTAGAGAATGAGATTATAGCATAGTCCAGCTTCATATAGAGGAACAAAAGATAAGACCAGAAACGAGTTTGGAGCCAGATAAGGAAATGTCTTGAATGTGGAATGTTCATTCTTTCAGtagggcagctacatggcacagtggataagaatgccaaacctggagtcaggaaaatttatcttcctgagttcaaatctggcctcagatacttactagctgtgttaccttgggcaagtcatgtaaccctgtttgcctcagtttccccatatgtaaattgagctggagaaggaaatggcagaccattccagtatctttgacaagaagaccccggatggggtcacaaagtcagacatgactgaaaatgactaaacatttCTTTCTATAAGCAACTAGgaccacaggatcatagacttactTGGGGTGATCTTTAGTACtactccctctttttacagatgaggaaactgaggttcatggaGGTTcatgtaacttgcccaaagtcacacaactatcaAGCACCACAAGTGAGCTTCTCAGCCAGACCCTCTGCCTTGTCAGACTATATACAGCACACAATCACTCCTGGGAGACAGTGTTTTATTAAGATTAACTTTGTGGTAGTGAGTAGGTTGAGTTTGGGGTGGGGTAGATTATGCAAGGATCCAGGAGAGCCTACTGAATTCAGTCATTTGATAACAAGGGATTGACCTAGAAGGAGTGATAATGAGAACAGAATGTAGAGATAGGAGAGTCAACTTTGCAGAAGATATTGCCAGGATTTGACAAATTGGATTTAgaaattgtgtgtatatgtggtgGGGGAGAGTCAAAGATGCCTCTCAAATTTCAAGCTTGAATGACTAGAATGATAATATGGCTAACAGAAAGTATTATTCCAGGTCTTCCTCCTGAATCGGGAAGGAAATTAATAACTTTGGATGCTTGGAGTGTGTCCAAtcaaatcttatttaaaaaaacttttactgatgccttttatttttatatcacagttaTTTCTAGGTCTCTACCACTGTCCCACCCTCTCCCCTATCAAACCCTTCTTtgtaacaaacaaaaaacctcattAAACAAGACTACCAGATAGGGACTCTGACCGTCTCCTTTTGTATATCTCCCCCACACTTCTGTCAAAGGGAGACAACTATGTTCCTTTAtttgttcaccatttcttttttgctttctcagtCTTTCAGAGCTCAGGTTCCTGGTGATTTTTCTCCTGTCTATGTAGCAGgatttattacatttatataccaattGACTTTTgctctactttgtttccagcttttGTTGTACTTGTTGTTACCACAGAGTCCTACTGAAACTGTTTTCATCTTTGAACTTCTTGGGGTATATGTCTAGTAGAGGGATTTATTCAGTCAAAATGTATGAAGTAATGTCAcacatttgcataattccaaatggagAGCCAAAATGGATGGAttgattcacagctctaccaacagtgtacaAGTATTCCTTTCTTCCCACAACTCCTCCAGCATGatcctcatttttgttttcttagtcaattttcagggtgagaggtgaaaactcagaatttttaaaatttgtatttctcttattattattgatttagagcaaGTTTCCAAATGGCAATTAATGTAATttataatttgcaattctctctAAAATTGTTCATATCTTGTGATCACTTATCTTTGAGGAACGGCTCTTGGTTattccttttttgtatccttgagTGTCAAGATAGTGCTGGGAACACAACTGAtagttcataaattcttcctgttgattcaattcagcaaacgtTTATGGAAATAAATCTGATATTAAGCTATAGAGAGAGGAAAACTACCAAGACTAAATAGTAACCTTTTGAAACTAGGTGTGAAAGTACTGTTATCCTTGCTGAAACTGGAAGTTGAATCTTATTTCAAGACTTTCTTGAAATTTCAATCTTCCTTTCATGTAGGAAACTGGTGGAGTTTGCTAGTTTTGTCCATGGAGTCCCAAattttatgcatgtgtgtacttGGATTCATCAGGTGTCATCTTTCGGAGTTTACCCACACAGAGCAAAATGAGTGTAAGAAACCAGAGACTCCAGCCAATAGCTGCTGCGATCCAACCATCTTCATCCATTCCATGCTTACAGCACTGGGCAGCCTTTGAGCAGAAATCTACATctgttgaaaaggaaaaagagacacaTTTCACcgtcctccttccttttcctcctccctctgcctaaatattttttcatttcaaatgtCGCCATCCATGGAGTTTCCCTCTATGATCCAAAGTGATATTAGTGAACAGAGATTAGAAGCATGTGGTCTATGGCTTGTTATCCTAAGAGTGGGGATGAATTTGCCTGATTTATCTGCAAATCTTCCCAGTCCCCTTTGCCCACCCCATAAATGAATCATATTTATGAGAGAGCTTGCCAGTGTCAGATCTATAGTCATGTGGAACAAGGCCAAACTAAGGAATCTACAAGAAAATCAAACCACTAGAATCTTGGCCTCACTAACCTTGTGTGGTGACCAATAGAGCTAACTGACCACAGTCAGTGAAACGCAAAAGAAAATTTCTTACTTTTATGTTTTAAGGTCTTTCCTGGAGCAAGATcttagaaaattataaatgtccGTGTGTATCTAATCTGAATCCAAAGACCAGATTATGATTGAACTATTGAAAATTATAgtactctcttctctcatcttctACCTATTTATAAATAGGCAAAAAATTGCTGTTTGAGCCCACAATTATACATCTCATCCAACTCCATCACCTTATTAGCAACACAGTAGAATGCATATAAACTTCCATTTTCCATCTAGTAATTTAATTATATAGTAGTTTCTGGGTTCCTTGGGCAACGTTCCCAAGTTTGCTttgaaatacctgtaaataatAAAACGTTTGTTTCCCTTGTCCCTAAGGCTAATTAGGTTTTTAAATGTCATCTTAGGGTGAGACTATCctaaaaaaagataacaaaataagTTAAACAAAAGGTTGAAGAAGAATTTGTCAGAACAGGCATAAATCTACTATTTTACATTCGACTACAAATAATGTTCTAATGTTTTAATTACAGAAGCATGGAGACAGAGCTAGAGGGCATCTTAGATGTCCAATTCCCTTTGCCATCTAGAGGAGGAACATGAGTCTcaaagaacttaagtgacttgttttaAATTATAGAGCTAGAATTCAAAGCAAGTCCTCTTATTCCAACTGTATGGTTCTTCCTAGTACTCCATATTTAGTATGTCCAGCTCCatgccatctctcccctccccatccagtGCTATGACAGGTATGATATTACATATTCAATAAAAGCCTCTAGATTCCAGATTCAACtgttctgtaaagcaatttggaactatgtccaaagggctatataacctttgacctagcaataccactactaggtctgtatcgccaaagacataaaaaacaaaaaggaacaataggtacaaaaatatttttaacaccTCTTTTCTTGCAGCAAAGAAtatgaaattgaggggatgcccatcaattggagaatggtggAACAAATTgcggtatgtgattatgatggaatactattatgctagaagaaataatgagtaggatgctctcagaaaaacgtGGAGTTacatgagttgatgcaaagtgaaatgtactgtgtaaaagtaacagcaatattgtaagatgatcagttgtgaatcaGCAACCAATCCAAGAtagctctgaaggacttgtgatgaaaaatgctatccattcccagagaaagaactgatggtgtctgaatacggACTGAAGCAatactttctttctttacttttcttgaggctttttttttggatctatgttttctttcacaacatgactattatggaaatgttttgcatgactacacatatgtaacctatatcaaattacctgCCTTTTCaattggggtaggggtagggaagaagagagagaattttgaactcaaagttttaaaaacaaatcttaaaaattgttttacatgtaacttgggggaaaatagaatactgaataaattaaaacaaaatttaaacctCTAGATTCCAGCAAATTACAAGCAATGTTTATGAGAAAATTTACATTCTGGAAACAGTCACCTTATATGGGTATCTAGGGTAGCAATATTTTAGCATCCAAAGGATGGAAGTCTAAGGGAGACAGATTTTGGCCCAACATAGAGGGAATGTATGTTATAGAGCATGCTATACTAGAAAGATTAATGGAGTTGGAGtcaaagaatctgggttcaaatcctggctctgtcactcatGACTTTAGGCAACTGTTTAACCATggtttgcctcattttctatatctgtaaaatgactttaGATCatatctaaagtcccttccacttctatGACACTGCAAATTCCTggcaaccttgtgaggtagtaAATTCCCTTCTACTGAAATTCTTTAAATAGAGGCTGAGTGACCATGTCAAAAATGCTACAGATTAAGTTCTTGCATTGGATAGATTGGACTAAGTGCCTTTCAGCCCTGAGATTCTATCATTCTGAGATTCTCCCTAATGTATATTTTAATCATCCTCCATTTTATCTCAAATTACATGAGGTGATTGGATTTTTAGGTTCTCCATGGAGTCTTCTACCTGCTGACCCTCAAGATAGATTAGAAGAAAGACTCAGTAATCTATTAGGCTTCTTTTTGAGAACAGGGAGAAACTAGATTCATGCACAAGAAAAGGGGAAAGTGCCGTAAGATGCTAAGTTGTCCCCACAAAGTGGGGACACCTACTAATCATCTCAACCAATAAATGAGACTTAAAGAATAGATGGGGTTTAAACACCAGTCCATGGAGTTCCAGCAGTTGTAGAAAGCTTACTAGGGCACTGTGCTGTAAATCCCGAGTCTGACACCAGAGAAGGAACCATTGAGGAGTTGTGTgtttctgaaagaacaaaaacaaaagacagagaggcaCAATCAGTACAATAAATTGTACTCAGGTGAAGGTTTACTAATCCTTCCTGGAAATCAGAGACAATTAGACTCAAGGTAGGGTGGATCACAGTTGTTGCTCTTACAAGTTTACCTTGACTTTGTAAAAGGCGTGCCAGTTGTAAGGAAATGGAATTCTTTGCTTTAACAGCCAAGGTCAAGTTCATTTCAGCTTCATTCAAAACTCATTTCATACCTGTCAGACTTAAAGGTGGAGGAAAGAgccttggacttggagtctgtAGACTTTGGGGTTCATCACCTAGCTCTGTCCCTTGCTAGCTCCAAGACCAGAAGCAAACCAACCTCCTgggcttgtttcttcatctgtaaagtgggtagAATATTCTAATATTCTAATCTACTCTAATTCTATTAACTCTaatcctagagttggaaggaaccctagaggtcattcagtccacCTCCTATGTTTTGCAGATTATTAAATAGCTTGCAGATTAATTAACATTTGAGATTTTCATCAGCCTGGGGCATTCCACATTTGAAAAGTTCCTCCAACAATGCAAATCAATGTCTATAACTTAGTTTATGAATACATATTACGCAATGTACCCAATAATATGTACTCTATGTACCCAAAATACATAgagattagatgacttgcccaggattgtacagctagcaaatgtcttaCGGATTCAAATGGAATTTGAACTAacatcttccttactccaactCTAGCTGTCTATTCATTACTCAATATTGCCTCTCACAGATTGATACTAAAACCAAAACAACAGCCTGGAATGTTTTCCTCAACTTTGCCACTTGTTTTCAAGTCAGCCTGTATTACAAGCTGCTTAAGGTTTTAGGCACAATATATCCAAGGCTGAGCAATGGGAACTTTAGAGTATCAGTCTAGTCCTTCATCTTGGACAACCACCTTTTGGGCTATTCCTCATCCTGCTGAACATGCCCAGGGTCTGAGGTTATAAGACTCTCGCTTGTAGTCAGTGATTGCAAGACATTGCTATAATGTAGATGAAAGTTTTCTGTGACTGTAACTCACTATACAAATTTGAGTCCCTATTAAATGGATTTTAATGGaatgtacatatttattaaggAATCCCTAATATTTCCTCAAGATTAGTGCAGGCATTTAAGGGTAGAAACCCTTAAGCAGCCCTAGAAAAAGAAGGACATGTCCCCAGGTTATTGATATAAGCTTTTTGCATACATGATGAGAAGAagataaatatattatttggGGTATATTTAGTCCAGGAATAAATTTTGAAGATATTCCTTCCAGGACATTATAATGCTATTTCATCCTATTTTCTTGGCATGACAGGAAGCTGTAGAAAACTCCCACGTTCCCATCTTAGGACATTGTGTCCTTCAGGGACACATTGGTTTTTGTAGGCAGTGGAATACTAGTTTGAAAAGGGACCTATTATTTAGCCAAAGGCATGAAACTGTCATTTTAACTAAAGTTTTATGCAACCCCACTCCAAGCTTCTCAAATGTCTTACCCAAGTACTGTCATTAGTTGATGTAATCTgacatacattttttttacaaatgaaaggcatggggggggaggggggcatatTTGGATAGGAGAAATTGATTTCCCAACTGTTTTCACCTGTACAATAAAAATCGTTTTCTTAACTGGCCCTGTCTCCTTTGCCAAGGAAAGTAAAAATAGTTTCCTACCTATGTGAAGCTAAAATCAATTGGTGATATTATGTTTACTGCAGAAAGGCAAACCCTGATTATTCCAGGATTATGAATGGAATTTGGGAACTCTCTAAGCACTCCAATGCAAAGGAAGTTTTGTGTTCATGGCGTAAGAGTTAAGGATCTAACACTGTTGCTCCTTAGATGCTTCAACCTTAGGGGCAGGTCTGGGGGTCTGGGATAGCACTTCCATTGAGAGGGGATCCAGTTGCATTCACTATAGTTTCTGGTGCAAAGGATTCCAGGGAAATATGGCAGTTGAAAAGTGTAGGGATGAGTTGGTTAGAAGGGGAGAGGTCAGCtaaagaggggagggggttgGTTTATAGGTcctaaatttagaactggaagaaaccttaaaaaccatctagtttaaccttcttattttacaaatgaagaaactgcaaCCCATTTGAAGTGGCTGAAGTCACTGATATGTGTCAGAACAGGAGTTTGAACCTAGATTCTCTGCTCCAGTCAGTATGTTGGATATGATATGGGTTTGATACCactattattttgttgttgttcagtcatttcagttgtgtttgatccttcatgacccatttggatCACAAAGatgctggactggtttgccatttctctctcattttgcagatgaagaaactgaggcaaacagggataagtgactagGGTCCCACAGTTGGTAGGTGAGgtttctgaggccaggtttgagtgcaggaagatgagtttttctgacttcagatctgtcactctatccattgttctaCCCTAGCTTCCCACCTGTGCTAATTCATTTACCttaaagacatcaaagaaagaggaaaaatgatccatatgtataaaaatatttatagcagctctttttgtggtggtaaaaaactggaacttatgcacagcaacaaccacagtgtgtgagagttttttctggtagacttagatttttgtaataacacaagaacttcttaccaaaaaaaaaaaaaatcccaatggaggatctcaaggcaaaatgcctgccacactcagagagagaaatatggaagtcactcacatattgtagcagatcatgtttgtgtatgtgtatgtgtttgtgtatcatgttctgatttgttatacgatttctttcatttatcttagtctgactacatagcatgactatagtgaaaatatactcaataggaaagtatatgtagaatctatacagaattgtatgcagtcgtggggagggaggggggtagtggggagtaggtggggagggataaaatcgcaattgtatggcagtgattgttaaacattacaaaataaaaaaaaactggaacTTAAATGGATATCCATCAATTAGGAGAAAAGTAAACAAATTATGATTTATgtatgtgatagaatactattgtaccataagaaaagTCGGGgacagttttagagaaacctaATTAGACTTATGAATTTATACAGAATGAAGGGCGCAGAGCCAGAAGAACAGTTTATATACAGTAATAACATTAtgaagataaacaactttgaaagagttAAAAGTTATAATTAATCCAATGACCAACCATTCTGATACTGGAAACAGCTATCAAGTAAAGTGGCTGATTGAAAAACAATAACACAATTTCTACGTCCAAATAGGTGTCCCTTTCAAAGTCACCTTGTGTACCTgtacatttgttgttcagttgtttgcgttgtgtctaactcttcatgaccccatatgggattttcttggcacatactggaatggtttgcca is part of the Notamacropus eugenii isolate mMacEug1 chromosome 3, mMacEug1.pri_v2, whole genome shotgun sequence genome and harbors:
- the TMEM213 gene encoding transmembrane protein 213, with protein sequence MKQLSSVIYVPISLVLLSASFYTTCLAETHNSSMVPSLVSDSGFTAQCPNVDFCSKAAQCCKHGMDEDGWIAAAIGWSLWFLTLILLCVGKLRKMTPDESKYTHA